A window of Desulfuromonas sp. genomic DNA:
CGTTAAAATTTATTCGAGGAGGATATAGAAAATGGGGTTTATAGACATTCAGGAAGCTCTCAAGGCGTCAGCGCAAACGGAAAAAGACGCAATGGATTTTTATAAGTTTGGCGCCGAAAAGATGCAGGACGACAAGGCCAAAGCGATGTTTGAAATGCTCGCCAAGGAAGAGATGGAGCATGCCCGTTCCTTCTACGATGCCTGCATCGGTGACGGCCTGCCGGCGTTTGAGGAGTTCATCGCCGCGCCGCCCGATACCGAGTCGAGCTGGTGGAAGGCCCTGAAAGAAGCAATGCTTGGTGATTTTGACGAGCGCAAGGCGATGGAATTGGCAATCGAGCAGGAGGATGCTCTTGAGAAGGAGCTGCGCGAGATGGCCGAGAAGATTGATGATCCGTCGGTCAAGGAGATCTATCTTGCCAATGCCCAGTCGACGCATCGCCATGAAGAGATGATTGAGGAAGATTACCACGCGATCTACGGGTAACCATCTTTTATATAAATGTTTTACCAGGAGGACCTGATTAATCAGGTCCTTTTTGTTTAAGCTGGAAAAATCAAAATCGCTGGTCTCACCCAGGGGATTTTTTCTGTTTACTTTTTTATCCTGAAGGGAAACTTCCCGACTTTCAGGGAAGTTTTCCCTGACTTAAAGACTGAAGACAGGAGAACCGCGCGGTCTCGGCCGCGCACTCCGCCATACTCTTTTATTGAGCCATAAAAGAGTATGCAGAAAACGGC
This region includes:
- a CDS encoding rubrerythrin, producing the protein MGFIDIQEALKASAQTEKDAMDFYKFGAEKMQDDKAKAMFEMLAKEEMEHARSFYDACIGDGLPAFEEFIAAPPDTESSWWKALKEAMLGDFDERKAMELAIEQEDALEKELREMAEKIDDPSVKEIYLANAQSTHRHEEMIEEDYHAIYG